The following are encoded together in the Phragmites australis chromosome 19, lpPhrAust1.1, whole genome shotgun sequence genome:
- the LOC133900006 gene encoding protein AUXIN RESPONSE 4-like, producing MPAVDTHAAEALDESAPPPRPLRPPPPTRPLSLASALPFWFYLAAAVSLLALVLPHLLPASSPASLPPLLRRHLAAGRVLKLDPSPGLFALTSRPAGGSPAHCVLILPGLAAGSFSFRRVIPALSSRGILAAALDLPGQGLSPAPPPAAAPARASALREIIDRGVFHAFEHLVQTGEVPYQEPAAAGAPPAASPYAPTEAAAAVARAVEAFGVAPVHLVLHDSALAAGVAFASANPGAVRSVTLVDATASLPAFPAAVFDVPVLGRLVLQLPALFRGLVRLCCARAMGAEEAEAHRAAMRGEGRTQGVVEAWKAMNQSLELGEWRLSSEEVRRLPMMVLWSGTWSDKWIDEGKKVAAALPDAKFVYHSGGRWPQEDAYEEISELIAEFVTSTLASPKK from the exons ATGCCGGCGGTCGACACCCACGCCGCGGAGGCGCTTGACGAAAGCGCGCCTCCTCCCCGCCCActccgaccgccgccgccaacCCGCCCCTTATCCCTCGCCTCCGCGCTCCCCTTCTGGTTctacctcgccgccgccgtctcgcTCCTCGCGCTCGTCCTTCCCCACCTCCTCCCAGCCTCCTCCCCCGCGTCGCTCCCGCctctcctccgccgccacctcgccgccggccgcgtcCTCAAGCTAGACCCCTCCCCCGGCCTCTTCGCCCTCACCTCCCGCCCTGCCGGCGGTTCCCCCGCGCACTGCGTCCTCATCCTCCCCGGCCTCGCCGCGGGATCCTTCTCTTTCCGCCGCGTCATCCCCGCCCTCTCCTCACGTGGCATCCTCGCCGCGGCCCTCGACCTCCCCGGCCAGGGCctctcgccggcgccgcccccCGCGGCCGCCCCCGCGCGCGCCAGCGCTCTCCGGGAGATCATAGACCGCGGAGTCTTCCACGCCTTCGAGCACCTCGTCCAGACCGGCGAGGTGCCGTACCAGGAGCCCGCGGCCGCGGGGGCGCCGCCGGCCGCGTCCCCGTACGCTCCCACCGAGGCGGCCGCGGCCGTCGCCCGCGCTGTGGAGGCGTTCGGCGTCGCCCCCGTCCACCTCGTGCTCCACGACTCCGCTCTCGCCGCCGGGGTCGCGTTCGCGTCGGCCAACCCGGGGGCGGTCCGGAGCGTGACATTGGTCGACGCCACCGCGTCCCTGCCGGCGTTCCCGGCCGCGGTCTTCGACGTGCCCGTGCTGGGGAGGCTGGTGCTGCAGTTGCCGGCGCTGTTCCGTGGGCTGGTGCGGCTGTGCTGCGCGCGGGCGATGGGGgccgaggaggcggaggcgcacCGGGCGGCGATGCGTGGGGAGGGGAGGACACAGGGGGTGGTTGAGGCATGGAAGGCGATGAACCAAAGCTTGGAGCTTGGGGAATGGAGGCTTTCTTCGGAGGAGGTGAGGAGGCTGCCGATGATGGTGCTTTGGTCGGGGACTTGGTCAGATAAGTGGATCGATGAGGGGAAGAAGGTGGCGGCTGCGTTGCCGGATGCTAAATTCGTCTACCATTCCGGCGGTCGATGGCCTCAG GAGGATGCCTATGAGGAAATCTCAGAGCTGATAGCGGAGTTTGTGACCTCAACACTAGCATCTCCAAAGAAATAA
- the LOC133900732 gene encoding uncharacterized protein At3g49140-like isoform X2 — protein MLLAAATAAAPDHPCCPVPSSRRPAPSPSILLARRGSSSSTLSLRCHGLPCRCRCHCHAWCCNERARRSSVSRGRHCRAVASAPDHMDELPARGRYHPFEEIAEAVNLDDGEPSHLTDAESARTIVEVNSKATVMISTLVGDGIHERIILPEFPYLTDENGDIYFEVDNDDALLESIMGEDKIAHVIIGLDNTQVFADLDLAAASATDFAQEDDDDDDDDGSDDEESDFDDDFNDVEGVFAVDEDDDDGDDEEDDDPPSWSNLETVNSCHPLYFARMIVETATKSNIDWLDRPPASLVVEGQLRPAFAEESTMVAKHLSSDELQKDKKESGATFFKVEVLSIELITAYGTEPKVKIKEYRKARPDIIAHSALNIISRLRAGGDKIAQALKSLCWRCKAIQVEEAAVIGVDCLGFDLRVCSGTQVQTLRFAFPAKATSEFGAEKQIHELLFPRNTLQDGQSPQAKQES, from the exons ATGCTGCTGGCGGCGGCCACCGCTGCAGCCCCGGACCACCCGTGCTGTCCCGtcccctcctcccgccgccccgCCCCGTCCCCTAGCATCCTTCTTGCGAGAAGAGGCAGCAGCAGCTCAACCCTCTCGCTCCGGTGTCACGGTCTTCCATGCCGTTGCCGTTGTCACTGCCACGCATGGTGTTGCAATGAGCGCGCGCGCCGGAGCAGCGTCAGCCGCGGCCGCCATTGCCG GGCCGTCGCGTCGGCGCCGGACCACATGGACGAGCTGCCGGCGAGGGGACGCTACCACCCGTTCGAGGAGATCGCTGAGGCAGTGAATCTGGACGACGGCGAGCCGTCCCACCTGACCGACGCCGAATCCGCCCGGACAATCGTCGAG GTGAACAGCAAGGCGACGGTGATGATCTCCACGCTCGTCGGCGACGGCATCCATGAGCGGATCATCCTGCCGGAGTTCCCCTACCTCACCGACGAGAACGGAG ATATCTACTTCGAGGTCGACAACGACGACGCGCTGCTGGAGAGCATCATGGGCGAGGACAAGATCGCG CATGTCATCATTGGGTTAGATAACACACAGGTCTTCGCCGACTTGGATCTTGCAGCGGCGTCCGCCACCGATTTTGCGCAagaagatgacgacgacgacgacgacgatggctCGGACGATGAGGAAAGCGACTTTGACGATGACTTCAACGACGTG GAGGGTGTGTTTGCTGTCgatgaggacgacgacgacggtgacgatgaagaagatgatgatccACCAAGCTGGTCCAACCTTGAGACCGTGAATTCTTGCCATCCATTGTACTTTGCAAGGATGATTGTGGAG ACCGCAACCAAGTCTAACATAGATTGGTTGGACCGGCCACCTGCAAGCCTTGTTGTGGAGGGTCAGCTGAGACCTGCCTTTGCTGAAGAGAGCACCATGGTTGCCAAACATTTATCAA GTGACGAGCTGCAGAAAGATAAAAAGGAGAGTGGTGCCACATTTTTCAAGGTTGAGGTCCTGAGCATTGAGTTGATCACGGCATATGGAACTGAG CCGAAGGTAAAGATCAAAGAGTACCGCAAAGCTAGGCCGGACATCATTGCGCATTCCGCACTGAACATAATATCGCGCCTGAGAGCCGGTGGAGACAAGATCGCACAGGCTCTGAAATCACTCTGCTGGAGGTGCAAGGCCATTCAAGTAGAG GAAGCGGCGGTGATCGGAGTGGACTGCCTTGGCTTTGACTTGAGAGTGTGCTCAGGAACACAAGTGCAGACGTTGAGATTTGCTTTCCCTGCAAAG GCCACTTCGGAGTTCGGCGCAGAGAAGCAAATACACGAGCTTCTGTTTCCTAGGAATACACTTCAAGATGGGCAATCACCACAAGCTAAACAGGAGTCTTGA
- the LOC133900732 gene encoding uncharacterized protein At3g49140-like isoform X1, which produces MLLAAATAAAPDHPCCPVPSSRRPAPSPSILLARRGSSSSTLSLRCHGLPCRCRCHCHAWCCNERARRSSVSRGRHCRAVASAPDHMDELPARGRYHPFEEIAEAVNLDDGEPSHLTDAESARTIVEVNSKATVMISTLVGDGIHERIILPEFPYLTDENGDIYFEVDNDDALLESIMGEDKIAVTTLFFPCPPLILFMNLSVFADLDLAAASATDFAQEDDDDDDDDGSDDEESDFDDDFNDVEGVFAVDEDDDDGDDEEDDDPPSWSNLETVNSCHPLYFARMIVETATKSNIDWLDRPPASLVVEGQLRPAFAEESTMVAKHLSSDELQKDKKESGATFFKVEVLSIELITAYGTEPKVKIKEYRKARPDIIAHSALNIISRLRAGGDKIAQALKSLCWRCKAIQVEEAAVIGVDCLGFDLRVCSGTQVQTLRFAFPAKATSEFGAEKQIHELLFPRNTLQDGQSPQAKQES; this is translated from the exons ATGCTGCTGGCGGCGGCCACCGCTGCAGCCCCGGACCACCCGTGCTGTCCCGtcccctcctcccgccgccccgCCCCGTCCCCTAGCATCCTTCTTGCGAGAAGAGGCAGCAGCAGCTCAACCCTCTCGCTCCGGTGTCACGGTCTTCCATGCCGTTGCCGTTGTCACTGCCACGCATGGTGTTGCAATGAGCGCGCGCGCCGGAGCAGCGTCAGCCGCGGCCGCCATTGCCG GGCCGTCGCGTCGGCGCCGGACCACATGGACGAGCTGCCGGCGAGGGGACGCTACCACCCGTTCGAGGAGATCGCTGAGGCAGTGAATCTGGACGACGGCGAGCCGTCCCACCTGACCGACGCCGAATCCGCCCGGACAATCGTCGAG GTGAACAGCAAGGCGACGGTGATGATCTCCACGCTCGTCGGCGACGGCATCCATGAGCGGATCATCCTGCCGGAGTTCCCCTACCTCACCGACGAGAACGGAG ATATCTACTTCGAGGTCGACAACGACGACGCGCTGCTGGAGAGCATCATGGGCGAGGACAAGATCGCGGTGACGACTCTGTTCTTCCCATGTCCTCCCCTGATTCTCTTCATGAATTTGTCA GTCTTCGCCGACTTGGATCTTGCAGCGGCGTCCGCCACCGATTTTGCGCAagaagatgacgacgacgacgacgacgatggctCGGACGATGAGGAAAGCGACTTTGACGATGACTTCAACGACGTG GAGGGTGTGTTTGCTGTCgatgaggacgacgacgacggtgacgatgaagaagatgatgatccACCAAGCTGGTCCAACCTTGAGACCGTGAATTCTTGCCATCCATTGTACTTTGCAAGGATGATTGTGGAG ACCGCAACCAAGTCTAACATAGATTGGTTGGACCGGCCACCTGCAAGCCTTGTTGTGGAGGGTCAGCTGAGACCTGCCTTTGCTGAAGAGAGCACCATGGTTGCCAAACATTTATCAA GTGACGAGCTGCAGAAAGATAAAAAGGAGAGTGGTGCCACATTTTTCAAGGTTGAGGTCCTGAGCATTGAGTTGATCACGGCATATGGAACTGAG CCGAAGGTAAAGATCAAAGAGTACCGCAAAGCTAGGCCGGACATCATTGCGCATTCCGCACTGAACATAATATCGCGCCTGAGAGCCGGTGGAGACAAGATCGCACAGGCTCTGAAATCACTCTGCTGGAGGTGCAAGGCCATTCAAGTAGAG GAAGCGGCGGTGATCGGAGTGGACTGCCTTGGCTTTGACTTGAGAGTGTGCTCAGGAACACAAGTGCAGACGTTGAGATTTGCTTTCCCTGCAAAG GCCACTTCGGAGTTCGGCGCAGAGAAGCAAATACACGAGCTTCTGTTTCCTAGGAATACACTTCAAGATGGGCAATCACCACAAGCTAAACAGGAGTCTTGA